A region of Gracilinanus agilis isolate LMUSP501 chromosome 3, AgileGrace, whole genome shotgun sequence DNA encodes the following proteins:
- the SH3BGRL3 gene encoding SH3 domain-binding glutamic acid-rich-like protein 3, with translation MSGLRVYSTSVTGSREIKSQQSEVTRILDGKRIQYELVDISQDNALREEMRTLAGDPKAIPPQICNGNQYCGDYELFVEAVEQDTLQEFLKLD, from the exons ATGAGCGGCCTTCGGGTCTACAGCACCTCGGTCACCGGTTCCCGGGAG ATCAAGTCCCAGCAGAGTGAGGTGACCCGCATCCTGGATGGGAAGCGAATCCAGTACGAACTGGTGGATATCTCCCAGGACAACGCCCTGCGGGAGGAGATGAGGACCCTGGCCGGGGACCCCAAGGCCATCCCACCCCAAATATGCAACGGGAACCAATACTGTGGG GACTATGAGCTCTTCGTGGAGGCAGTGGAACAGGACACCCTGCAGGAGTTCCTGAAGCTGGACTGA